In a single window of the Rhodamnia argentea isolate NSW1041297 chromosome 2, ASM2092103v1, whole genome shotgun sequence genome:
- the LOC115737490 gene encoding dihydrolipoyllysine-residue acetyltransferase component 2 of pyruvate dehydrogenase complex, mitochondrial isoform X1, translating to MTCASRVINHSRKLRNVSALLRQEHAFFVRWTSNSSHTVSSKRDDALRTRHHGYVPAEKQCFSKSVNDGMMSSPATLKSNMHWMMAKKLGNSPALSLQTYNSSLSNVHLKRGFSSDSGLPSHQEIGMPSLSPTMTEGNIARWLKKEGDKMSPGEVLCEVETDKATVEMECMEEGYLAKIIKGDGSKEIKVGEVIAITVEDEEDIEKFKDYTPTSGDKVPADKSEPSTPKKEVIEEPPKAPEPKVSQPSSIGSEDRIFASPIARKMAEDHKIPLSSIKGTGPDGLIVKADIEDYLASGRMEVPAAASKQKFTTAPGLDYTDIPHSQIRKITASRLLFSKQTIPHYYLTVDICVDKLMNLRGQLNSLQESLGGKRISVNDLVIKAAALALRKVPQCNSSWTDDYIRQYHNVNINVAVQTDNGLYVPVIRDADKKGLSKIAEEVKHVAQKAKDNSLKPEDYEGGTFTVSNLGGPFGIKQFCAIINPPQSGILAVGSAEKRVVPGSSPGVYESASFMAVTLSCDHRVIDGAIGAEWLKAFKGYIENPESMLL from the exons ATGACTTGCGCTTCTCGCGTCATCAACCACTCGAGAAAG TTACGAAATGTCTCGGCACTACTAAGGCAAGAGCATGCCTTTTTTGTTCGTTGGACATCAAACAGTTCTCATACAGTTTCCAGTAAAAGAGATG ATGCTTTAAGAACCCGTCATCATGGCTACGTACCTGCGGAAAAGCAGTGTTTTTCCAAGTCTGTTAATGATGGGATG ATGTCATCGCCAGCCACGTTGAAGAGCAATATGCACTGGATGATGGCAAAGAAACTGGGGAATTCACCAGCTCTATCACTGCAGACCTACAATTCCTCCTT GTCAAATGTGCATCTGAAGAGGGGTTTTTCTTCTGACTCGG GACTTCCATCACACCAAGAAATTGGGATGCCTTCTCTCTCACCTACAATGACCGAG GGAAACATTGCAAGGTGGTTAAAAAAGGAAGGTGACAAGATGTCTCCTGGTGAAGTACTTTGTGAAGTGGAAACT GACAAAGCTACAGTCGAGATGGAATGCATGGAGGAAGGTTATCTTGCTAAGATAATTAAAGGAGATGgatcaaaagaaattaaagtcGGTGAG GTTATTGCTATCACTGTCGAAGATGAGGAGGACATTGAGAAGTTCAAAGATTACACTCCAACTTCAGGGGACAAGGTTCCTGCAGATAAATCTGAGCCTTCCACACCCAAAAAAGAAGTAATTGAAGAGCCTCCTAAAGCTCCAGAGCCAAAAGTTTCCCAGCCAAGTTCAATTGGTTCTGAGGACCGAATTTTCGCTAGCCCTATCGCAAGAAAAATGGCTGAAGATCACAAA ATTCCTCTTTCAAGCATCAAAGGAACTGGTCCTGATGGTCTTATCGTGAAGGCCGATATAGAAGATTACTTGG CTTCTGGTAGGATGGAAGTTCCCGCTGCAGCTTCTAAGCAGAAGTTTACTACTGCTCCAGGTTTGGACTACACAGACATTCCACATTCTCAAATAAGGAAG ATCACAGCTTCACGCTTGCTATTCTCGAAGCAAACTATCCCTCATTACTATTTGACTGTGGATATATGTGTTGACAAACTTATGAA CTTGCGTGGTCAACTGAACTCATTGCAAGAGAGCTTGGGTGGAAAGAGGATATCTGTGAATGATCTTGTCATTAAG GCTGCTGCACTGGCTCTTCGTAAAGTCCCACAGTGCAATAGTTCATGGACCGATGATTACATCCGTCA GTATCACAATGTCAATATAAACGTAGCGGTGCAAACAGATAATGGGCTATATGTCCCTGTTATAAGG GATGCAGACAAGAAAGGCCTCTCTAAGATTGCAGAAGAGGTCAAACATGTGGCCCAGAAGGCCAAGGACAACAGCTTGAAGCCAGAAGATTATGAG gGAGGAACATTTACAGTATCCAACTTGGGTGGACCATTTGGTATCAAGCAATTCTGTGCCATCATAAATCCACCTCAGTCCGGCATTCTTGCTGTGGGGTCTG CTGAGAAGAGGGTTGTACCCGGCTCAAGCCCTGGTGTATATGAGTCTGCGTCCTTCATGGCAGTGACTCTAAGTTGTGATCATCGTGTTATTGATG GTGCTATTGGAGCTGAGTGGTTGAAAGCATTCAAGGGCTACATTGAAAATCCTGAGTCCATGCTGCTTTAA
- the LOC115737490 gene encoding dihydrolipoyllysine-residue acetyltransferase component 2 of pyruvate dehydrogenase complex, mitochondrial isoform X2, giving the protein MTCASRVINHSRKLRNVSALLRQEHAFFVRWTSNSSHTVSSKRDALRTRHHGYVPAEKQCFSKSVNDGMMSSPATLKSNMHWMMAKKLGNSPALSLQTYNSSLSNVHLKRGFSSDSGLPSHQEIGMPSLSPTMTEGNIARWLKKEGDKMSPGEVLCEVETDKATVEMECMEEGYLAKIIKGDGSKEIKVGEVIAITVEDEEDIEKFKDYTPTSGDKVPADKSEPSTPKKEVIEEPPKAPEPKVSQPSSIGSEDRIFASPIARKMAEDHKIPLSSIKGTGPDGLIVKADIEDYLASGRMEVPAAASKQKFTTAPGLDYTDIPHSQIRKITASRLLFSKQTIPHYYLTVDICVDKLMNLRGQLNSLQESLGGKRISVNDLVIKAAALALRKVPQCNSSWTDDYIRQYHNVNINVAVQTDNGLYVPVIRDADKKGLSKIAEEVKHVAQKAKDNSLKPEDYEGGTFTVSNLGGPFGIKQFCAIINPPQSGILAVGSAEKRVVPGSSPGVYESASFMAVTLSCDHRVIDGAIGAEWLKAFKGYIENPESMLL; this is encoded by the exons ATGACTTGCGCTTCTCGCGTCATCAACCACTCGAGAAAG TTACGAAATGTCTCGGCACTACTAAGGCAAGAGCATGCCTTTTTTGTTCGTTGGACATCAAACAGTTCTCATACAGTTTCCAGTAAAAGAGATG CTTTAAGAACCCGTCATCATGGCTACGTACCTGCGGAAAAGCAGTGTTTTTCCAAGTCTGTTAATGATGGGATG ATGTCATCGCCAGCCACGTTGAAGAGCAATATGCACTGGATGATGGCAAAGAAACTGGGGAATTCACCAGCTCTATCACTGCAGACCTACAATTCCTCCTT GTCAAATGTGCATCTGAAGAGGGGTTTTTCTTCTGACTCGG GACTTCCATCACACCAAGAAATTGGGATGCCTTCTCTCTCACCTACAATGACCGAG GGAAACATTGCAAGGTGGTTAAAAAAGGAAGGTGACAAGATGTCTCCTGGTGAAGTACTTTGTGAAGTGGAAACT GACAAAGCTACAGTCGAGATGGAATGCATGGAGGAAGGTTATCTTGCTAAGATAATTAAAGGAGATGgatcaaaagaaattaaagtcGGTGAG GTTATTGCTATCACTGTCGAAGATGAGGAGGACATTGAGAAGTTCAAAGATTACACTCCAACTTCAGGGGACAAGGTTCCTGCAGATAAATCTGAGCCTTCCACACCCAAAAAAGAAGTAATTGAAGAGCCTCCTAAAGCTCCAGAGCCAAAAGTTTCCCAGCCAAGTTCAATTGGTTCTGAGGACCGAATTTTCGCTAGCCCTATCGCAAGAAAAATGGCTGAAGATCACAAA ATTCCTCTTTCAAGCATCAAAGGAACTGGTCCTGATGGTCTTATCGTGAAGGCCGATATAGAAGATTACTTGG CTTCTGGTAGGATGGAAGTTCCCGCTGCAGCTTCTAAGCAGAAGTTTACTACTGCTCCAGGTTTGGACTACACAGACATTCCACATTCTCAAATAAGGAAG ATCACAGCTTCACGCTTGCTATTCTCGAAGCAAACTATCCCTCATTACTATTTGACTGTGGATATATGTGTTGACAAACTTATGAA CTTGCGTGGTCAACTGAACTCATTGCAAGAGAGCTTGGGTGGAAAGAGGATATCTGTGAATGATCTTGTCATTAAG GCTGCTGCACTGGCTCTTCGTAAAGTCCCACAGTGCAATAGTTCATGGACCGATGATTACATCCGTCA GTATCACAATGTCAATATAAACGTAGCGGTGCAAACAGATAATGGGCTATATGTCCCTGTTATAAGG GATGCAGACAAGAAAGGCCTCTCTAAGATTGCAGAAGAGGTCAAACATGTGGCCCAGAAGGCCAAGGACAACAGCTTGAAGCCAGAAGATTATGAG gGAGGAACATTTACAGTATCCAACTTGGGTGGACCATTTGGTATCAAGCAATTCTGTGCCATCATAAATCCACCTCAGTCCGGCATTCTTGCTGTGGGGTCTG CTGAGAAGAGGGTTGTACCCGGCTCAAGCCCTGGTGTATATGAGTCTGCGTCCTTCATGGCAGTGACTCTAAGTTGTGATCATCGTGTTATTGATG GTGCTATTGGAGCTGAGTGGTTGAAAGCATTCAAGGGCTACATTGAAAATCCTGAGTCCATGCTGCTTTAA
- the LOC115737590 gene encoding mitochondrial import inner membrane translocase subunit TIM23-1-like, translated as MSFRSSDRNSESPEHREQDRLYNPYKELQVPIQNLYKLPTSPEFLFAEESLHQRRSWGENLTFYTGIGYLSGSIAGASYGLVPGVKAIEPSDTIKLKVNRLLNASGHSGRTWGNRLGVIGLMYAGLESAIVAVRDEDDLWSSVGAGLGTGAIYRAARGVRSAAVAGAVGGLAAAAAVAGKHAVKRYLPI; from the coding sequence ATGTCCTTCCGGAGCTCCGATCGCAATTCCGAATCACCCGAGCACCGCGAGCAAGACCGCCTCTATAACCCCTACAAGGAACTCCAAGTCCCGATCCAAAACCTCTACAAGCTTCCCACCTCCCCGGAGTTCCTCTTCGCCGAGGAGTCCCTCCACCAACGCCGCTCCTGGGGCGAGAACCTCACATTCTACACCGGCATCGGCTACCTATCCGGCTCCATCGCCGGCGCCTCCTACGGCCTCGTCCCCGGCGTCAAGGCCATCGAGCCCTCCGACACCATCAAGCTCAAGGTCAATCGGTTGCTCAACGCCTCGGGTCACTCCGGCCGCACTTGGGGGAACCGGCTGGGAGTGATTGGCCTGATGTACGCGGGCCTGGAGAGCGCGATCGTGGCGGTGAGAGACGAGGATGATCTGTGGAGTAGCGTTGGGGCGGGGCTCGGGACGGGGGCGATTTATAGGGCGGCCAGGGGCGTAAGGTCGGCCGCAGTGGCTGGCGCTGTTGGCGGGTTGGCGGCGGCCGCAGCAGTTGCTGGGAAGCATGCGGTGAAGCGATACTTGCCGATCTAG
- the LOC115737608 gene encoding uncharacterized methyltransferase C3H7.11-like isoform X2 — protein MRCAVLSLFSKIYNAPHSSVPPSPSAVATTAHTRQPSGLPFTSPTMPSSTGTTSTGVTKTRHYLEKDWGQYFSGDIGSSNGKKVVLEVGCGAGNTIFPLLASFPDLYIHACDLSPHAIKLLKSHADYKETQVSAFVCDVTEEDLCDRLGPSSVDIVTLIFMLSAVLPSEMPKILQNIGGVLKPDGCVLLRDYAFGDFAQVKLKEKDRMITENFYVRGDGTCSYYFTEDFLSNLFLGAGFLTADMSIYKKQIENRSRSVTMDRYWIRGTFTKQNCGLPDSVLASK, from the exons ATGAGATGTGCAGTCCTCTCGCTCTTCTCCAAAATCTACAACGCCCCTCACTCTTCCGTTCCACCGTCGCCGTCCGCCGTCGCCACCACCGCTCACACCCGACAGCCGTCCGGCCTTCCCTTCACTTCCCCAACAATGCCCTCAAGTACTGGGACAACTTCTACAGGCGTCACCAAGACAAG GCATTACCTGGAGAAGGATTGGGGTCAATACTTCTCTGGTGATATTGGGTCGTCAAATGGCAAGAAGGTGGTTCTGGAG GTTGGTTGTGGAGCTGGCaatactatttttcctctcttggctTCATTCCCTGACCTCTATATTCATGCCTGCGATTTGTCACCTCACGCAATTAAACTCCTCAAG TCTCATGCAGATTACAAAGAAACCCAGGTGAGTGCATTCGTGTGCGATGTCACAGAGGAAGATCTGTGTGACAGACTTGGTCCTTCTTCAGTTGACATTGTCACCTTG ATCTTCATGCTATCTGCAGTACTACCAAGTGAAATGCCCAAGATATTGCAGAATATTGGAGGTGTGCTGAAG CCAGATGGCTGTGTCTTGCTTCGAGACTACGCCTTTGGAGATTTTGCACAA GTGAAGCTAAAAGAAAAAGATCGGATGATCACCGAGAACTTTTATGTACGAGGAGATGGTACC TGTTCATATTACTTCACTGAAGATTTCCTTTCCAACCTGTTTCTGGGAGCTGGATTTTTGACAGCAGATATGAGCATATACAAGAAACAAATTGAGAACCGCTCACGCAGTGTAACCATGGATAG GTACTGGATTCGTGGCACATTTACTAAGCAAAATTGCGGACTTCCTGATTCTGTTCTAGCTTCTAAATAA
- the LOC115737608 gene encoding uncharacterized methyltransferase C3H7.11-like isoform X3, translated as MCSPLALLQNLQRPSLFRSTVAVRRRHHRSHPTAVRPSLHFPNNALKYWDNFYRRHQDKFFKDRHYLEKDWGQYFSGDIGSSNGKKVVLEVGCGAGNTIFPLLASFPDLYIHACDLSPHAIKLLKSHADYKETQVSAFVCDVTEEDLCDRLGPSSVDIVTLIFMLSAVLPSEMPKILQNIGGVLKPDGCVLLRDYAFGDFAQVKLKEKDRMITENFYVRGDGTCSYYFTEDFLSNLFLGAGFLTADMSIYKKQIENRSRSVTMDRFDR; from the exons ATGTGCAGTCCTCTCGCTCTTCTCCAAAATCTACAACGCCCCTCACTCTTCCGTTCCACCGTCGCCGTCCGCCGTCGCCACCACCGCTCACACCCGACAGCCGTCCGGCCTTCCCTTCACTTCCCCAACAATGCCCTCAAGTACTGGGACAACTTCTACAGGCGTCACCAAGACAAG TTTTTCAAGGATAGGCATTACCTGGAGAAGGATTGGGGTCAATACTTCTCTGGTGATATTGGGTCGTCAAATGGCAAGAAGGTGGTTCTGGAG GTTGGTTGTGGAGCTGGCaatactatttttcctctcttggctTCATTCCCTGACCTCTATATTCATGCCTGCGATTTGTCACCTCACGCAATTAAACTCCTCAAG TCTCATGCAGATTACAAAGAAACCCAGGTGAGTGCATTCGTGTGCGATGTCACAGAGGAAGATCTGTGTGACAGACTTGGTCCTTCTTCAGTTGACATTGTCACCTTG ATCTTCATGCTATCTGCAGTACTACCAAGTGAAATGCCCAAGATATTGCAGAATATTGGAGGTGTGCTGAAG CCAGATGGCTGTGTCTTGCTTCGAGACTACGCCTTTGGAGATTTTGCACAA GTGAAGCTAAAAGAAAAAGATCGGATGATCACCGAGAACTTTTATGTACGAGGAGATGGTACC TGTTCATATTACTTCACTGAAGATTTCCTTTCCAACCTGTTTCTGGGAGCTGGATTTTTGACAGCAGATATGAGCATATACAAGAAACAAATTGAGAACCGCTCACGCAGTGTAACCATGGATAG GTTTGACAGATAG
- the LOC115737608 gene encoding uncharacterized methyltransferase C3H7.11-like isoform X1: MCSPLALLQNLQRPSLFRSTVAVRRRHHRSHPTAVRPSLHFPNNALKYWDNFYRRHQDKFFKDRHYLEKDWGQYFSGDIGSSNGKKVVLEVGCGAGNTIFPLLASFPDLYIHACDLSPHAIKLLKSHADYKETQVSAFVCDVTEEDLCDRLGPSSVDIVTLIFMLSAVLPSEMPKILQNIGGVLKPDGCVLLRDYAFGDFAQVKLKEKDRMITENFYVRGDGTCSYYFTEDFLSNLFLGAGFLTADMSIYKKQIENRSRSVTMDRYWIRGTFTKQNCGLPDSVLASK; the protein is encoded by the exons ATGTGCAGTCCTCTCGCTCTTCTCCAAAATCTACAACGCCCCTCACTCTTCCGTTCCACCGTCGCCGTCCGCCGTCGCCACCACCGCTCACACCCGACAGCCGTCCGGCCTTCCCTTCACTTCCCCAACAATGCCCTCAAGTACTGGGACAACTTCTACAGGCGTCACCAAGACAAG TTTTTCAAGGATAGGCATTACCTGGAGAAGGATTGGGGTCAATACTTCTCTGGTGATATTGGGTCGTCAAATGGCAAGAAGGTGGTTCTGGAG GTTGGTTGTGGAGCTGGCaatactatttttcctctcttggctTCATTCCCTGACCTCTATATTCATGCCTGCGATTTGTCACCTCACGCAATTAAACTCCTCAAG TCTCATGCAGATTACAAAGAAACCCAGGTGAGTGCATTCGTGTGCGATGTCACAGAGGAAGATCTGTGTGACAGACTTGGTCCTTCTTCAGTTGACATTGTCACCTTG ATCTTCATGCTATCTGCAGTACTACCAAGTGAAATGCCCAAGATATTGCAGAATATTGGAGGTGTGCTGAAG CCAGATGGCTGTGTCTTGCTTCGAGACTACGCCTTTGGAGATTTTGCACAA GTGAAGCTAAAAGAAAAAGATCGGATGATCACCGAGAACTTTTATGTACGAGGAGATGGTACC TGTTCATATTACTTCACTGAAGATTTCCTTTCCAACCTGTTTCTGGGAGCTGGATTTTTGACAGCAGATATGAGCATATACAAGAAACAAATTGAGAACCGCTCACGCAGTGTAACCATGGATAG GTACTGGATTCGTGGCACATTTACTAAGCAAAATTGCGGACTTCCTGATTCTGTTCTAGCTTCTAAATAA
- the LOC115737270 gene encoding putative pentatricopeptide repeat-containing protein At3g15130 translates to MIERQRLANLLRSCSRNRLLKQGLQVHGVIAKVGFAFDVMLNNDLIDLYGKCGRVGVSRKVFDRMPQRNVVSWTALMCSYLQNGNAEASLMCFCQMRRSGVEPNEFTLSTGVKACGVAGVLDHGMQIHGLSSKNGFDTVCVVGNCIIDMYAKCGRIDEAARMGNTMPSMNLISWNVMIAGHVLENNDAGKALVLFREMREAGEAPDEYTFTSTLKACNRLGDIKRGNQVHAFLITSGFGISGRPAVAGSLVDLYVKCQSMSEARKVFDRIEDKNVISWSALILGYAREENLRQALELFKQLEESSVHVDGFVLSSLIGVFADFALSEQGKQMHAYTIKLSCGRDISVANSILDMYLKCGLTDEAEKFFSEMPAKNVVSWTVMITGFGKHGLGKEAVSLFKEMQLQNVELDSVTYLAVLSACSHSGLIDESQEIFSSLCADRRMKLQVEHYSCMVDVLSRAGCIREAKILIESMQMEPTVGIWQTLLSACRVHGDLETSREVGEILIKMDELNPVNYVMMSNIYLEAGYWRESQKIREEVKEKRLRKVGGCSWVEIDKKVHYFYSGDDTHPLIDSIHDTLKEMENRMKEELGYVNQVRFALHDVEEESKVESLRVHSEKLAIGLALVSSGLERKEGVIRIFKNLRICGDCHEYIKGLSKVLNMTFMIRDANRFHKFRDGLCSCKDYW, encoded by the coding sequence ATGATTGAACGGCAGAGATTGGCGAATCTTTTGAGGAGCTGCTCGAGAAACAGATTGCTCAAGCAGGGACTGCAGGTCCACGGTGTGATAGCGAAGGTGGGTTTTGCTTTCGATGTAATGCTTAACAACGACTTGATCGATCTGTACGGGAAATGTGGCCGGGTGGGCGTGTCCCGCAAAGTGTTCGACAGAATGCCCCAGAGAAATGTCGTTTCTTGGACAGCTCTTATGTGCAGTTATTTGCAAAACGGAAATGCCGAGGCTTCGCTGATGTGCTTCTGTCAAATGAGGAGGTCCGGGGTCGAGCCGAATGAGTTCACTTTGTCGACCGGTGTCAAGGCATGTGGGGTCGCAGGTGTTCTTGATCACGGGATGCAAATTCATGGACTGTCCAGTAAGAATGGATTCGATACTGTCTGCGTGGTTGGCAATTGTATAATTGACATGTATGCGAAATGCGGCAGGATTGATGAAGCTGCTCGGATGGGTAACACGATGCCGTCTATGAATCTCATTAGCTGGAACGTGATGATAGCTGGACACGTACTTGAAAATAATGATGCTGGGAAGGCTCTCGTTTTGTTTCGAGAAATGCGAGAAGCAGGGGAAGCTCCGGATGAGTACACATTTACAAGTACTTTAAAGGCATGTAACCGTCTTGGGGACATAAAGAGAGGAAATCAAGTTCATGCTTTCTTAATTACAAGTGGGTTTGGAATCTCGGGACGGCCTGCGGTTGCTGGATCTCTTGTTGATCTTTATGTTAAATGTCAGAGTATGTCTGAAGCTCGGAAAGTTTTTGATCGAATAGAAGATAAGAATGTTATCTCCTGGAGTGCACTTATTCTTGGTTATGCTCGAGAAGAAAATTTGAGACAAGCCTTAGAATTATTTAAGCAACTTGAGGAAAGCAGTGTCCATGTTGATGGGTTTGTTTTATCCAGCTTGATTGGAGTATTTGCTGATTTTGCACTCTCAGAGCAAGGCAAGCAAATGCATGCATACACCATCAAGTTGTCATGCGGTCGGGACATATCCGTTGCCAATTCGATTCTGGATATGTATCTCAAGTGTGGATTAACAGATGAGGCAGAGAAGTTTTTCAGTGAAATGCCTGCAAAAAATGTGGTTTCTTGGACAGTCATGATCACTGGCTTCGGAAAGCATGGCTTAGGGAAAGAGGCTGTCAGTCTCTTTAAAGAGATGCAGTTACAAAATGTTGAACTGGACAGTGTAACTTATTTGGCTGTTCTTTCAGCCTGTAGCCACTCAGGGCTCATTGATGAAAGTCAAGAAATCTTCTCAAGCTTGTGTGCGGATAGGCGAATGAAACTGCAAGTAGAGCACTATTCTTGCATGGTTGATGTCCTTAGTCGAGCTGGATGCATCAGAGAAGCCAAGATTCTAATTGAAAGTATGCAGATGGAGCCCACTGTAGGAATATGGCAGACTTTACTGAGTGCATGTCGGGTTCATGGAGATCTAGAGACAAGTCGAGAAGTGGGAGAGATCCTTATAAAAATGGACGAGTTAAATCCGGTAAACTATGTGATGATGTCAAATATTTACCTTGAGGCAGGATACTGGAGAGAGAGCCAAAAAATAAGAGAAGAGGTGAAAGAAAAGAGGTTGAGAAAGGTGGGAGGGTGCAGTTGGGtagaaattgacaaaaaagttCACTATTTTTATAGTGGAGATGACACGCACCCACTAATAGATAGCATCCATGACACCTTGAAGGAAATGGAAAATCGGATGAAAGAAGAGCTAGGTTATGTGAATCAGGTGAGATTTGCGTTGCATGATGTGGAGGAGGAGTCAAAGGTCGAGAGTTTGAGAGTTCATAGCGAGAAGTTGGCAATTGGGTTGGCTTTGGTTTCCAGTGGACTGGAACGCAAGGAGGGTGTGATCCGCATCTTTAAGAACTTGAGGATTTGTGGAGACTGTCACGAATATATTAAAGGTTTGTCAAAGGTTTTGAATATGACATTCATGATCAGAGATGCTAATAGATTTCACAAGTTCCGGGATGGACTGTGTTCTTGTAAGGACTACTGGTAA